CTCAACAAGCTGCAGCCGGAATCCTGCCGTCTCCATGTAGCCTTGCTCCTGTTCCAGGTCAGTACTCAGCAGCGTTGGCTCGTCGCTTTCGGGCAAGGTGATCGTCAACTGATCACCGTCAGCGCTTACCTCGGGCAGTGGCGGGGCGGATTCGGGCCGTGAATGATTGAGCAACACCGCCAGCCGTAGTAGGCGTGCCAGCTTGGCACTTTGTGCCTGCTGGTTTTTAGGCAGCGCCTGCCACTCTTTGAGGGGAAACTTGCGCCGGTGGGCGCGGACTAAAAACGCCAGCAGCCGCTGCTCCGGGCGCGAAAAACCAGCGAGGTCCGAATGCTCAAGCAGGTAGGCACCGTGGCGGTGAAACTGGCTGTGGGAAATTGCCAGGCCAATTTCGTGCACGTGACTCGCCCAGCGTAAGTAACGCTTGAGCGAGTCGTTCAGCGACCAATCATCGTGCAGGGCATCAAATAGTCGACTGGCGGTATCCGCCACGTTGTCCGCCTGTCGGCTATCCACGTCATAGGTGCGCTTCAGCACGTCGAGGCTTTTCGAGCGGGTGTCTTCGGCGCTATTACGCCCCGCCATGTCATACAGCACACCTTCGCGCAGGGCCCCGTCAGCAAAGCGCATCTGCTCAAGGTCAAAGGCTTCGAAAATAGCGCTCAGAATGGCGATCCCGGCAGGAAACACCTTGGCGCGGTCGGACTTCAAACCGTCGAGCTCGACCTTGTCGAGCCGTTTGCACTTGATAAGCCGCTCGCGCAGCTTTTTTAAGCCGCCGCGGGTGATCAGACCCTCCTGAGTCGTGTCGCCGTAGGCGAAGAGCACGCTGGCCGCTGCCTTGATCGTGCCACTGGAACCCACCGGGTCGTCCCAGCCCAGGCGCTGATAAGGGCGCTGAATATTGGCCAGCTCCGACAGCGCGGCCAACTCGGCACGGCGCATGCGTTTTTCGCTGAGCTCGCCTTCGGGGAAAAAGCGCCGAGAAAATGTCACGCAGCCCATGCGCAGACTCTCCAGCGCTCTGGGCTCGAAGGCCTCGCCAATGATGAACTCGGTGGACCCGCCACCGATATCGACAATCAGGCGGCGACCGTTTTCCGCCAATGCATGGGCAGCGCCCAGGTAGATCAGGCGGGCTTCTTCGCGGCCGGCAATAATCTCGATGGGATGGCCAAGCTGGGCCTCGGCGCGTTCGATAAAGGCTTGGCTGTTATGCGCATCGCGCAGCGCGTTCGTCCCCACGATACGCAGATTTTGCTGGGTGATACCGGTAAGGAAGGGC
This window of the Halomonas sp. SH5A2 genome carries:
- the ppx gene encoding exopolyphosphatase, which produces MPKDISLTTDAPDVAAEKGAPQRLAAIDMGSNSFHLLVANYQNERLQVVARLGEKVQLAAGLDEEGQLSEAAIQRALDCLGRFAPFLTGITQQNLRIVGTNALRDAHNSQAFIERAEAQLGHPIEIIAGREEARLIYLGAAHALAENGRRLIVDIGGGSTEFIIGEAFEPRALESLRMGCVTFSRRFFPEGELSEKRMRRAELAALSELANIQRPYQRLGWDDPVGSSGTIKAAASVLFAYGDTTQEGLITRGGLKKLRERLIKCKRLDKVELDGLKSDRAKVFPAGIAILSAIFEAFDLEQMRFADGALREGVLYDMAGRNSAEDTRSKSLDVLKRTYDVDSRQADNVADTASRLFDALHDDWSLNDSLKRYLRWASHVHEIGLAISHSQFHRHGAYLLEHSDLAGFSRPEQRLLAFLVRAHRRKFPLKEWQALPKNQQAQSAKLARLLRLAVLLNHSRPESAPPLPEVSADGDQLTITLPESDEPTLLSTDLEQEQGYMETAGFRLQLVE